From Mycolicibacterium nivoides, a single genomic window includes:
- a CDS encoding MFS transporter translates to MAGLTRWILAAISIALFCVQIDYFAVNLALPRMAADLHSSTTDLQWVVSIYMLTLGAFMVPAGRIADIFGRRRVLLSGIALFAVASVLCAVAPTPAAIVGFRALQGIGAAMIFPVSVSVLTNAYPAASASRAIGTAYGIAGLGNAAGPLVGGVLTETVGWRAVFWLLVPFTLISLVIGARVIPESFDETAPRRIDLSGLALITVGIGLFTLAFDRAPTWGWLSPATIGAGIAAVVLLTAFVAVERRTRHPLVDLGLFGNPGFAVLVVAGTVANIAYVVTVFLTTLNLQQVRGLDPLMAGVVFLGPSAGAALGGTLSGRLPSASSPVRVMATGCIAAAVSLAALTVSGGWVGYAIALTACGFTMGFVYAFTTVATQAVVAPARAGEAAGVTLTALVTLAGVGVAVSGTVLEVLQLGGMGTGAGINAILTAIALALAVAGLAVWIRARRSPVG, encoded by the coding sequence GTGGCCGGGCTGACTCGCTGGATACTCGCGGCGATCTCCATCGCGCTGTTCTGCGTGCAGATCGACTACTTCGCGGTGAACCTGGCGCTGCCCCGGATGGCGGCGGATCTGCACAGCAGCACCACCGACCTGCAGTGGGTGGTGAGCATCTACATGCTGACGCTGGGCGCCTTCATGGTGCCCGCGGGTCGCATCGCAGACATCTTCGGCCGACGACGTGTGCTGCTGTCCGGCATCGCGCTGTTCGCGGTGGCGTCGGTGCTGTGCGCCGTGGCTCCGACGCCGGCCGCGATAGTCGGATTCCGCGCGCTGCAGGGTATCGGCGCGGCGATGATCTTTCCGGTCTCGGTGAGCGTCCTGACCAATGCCTACCCCGCGGCCAGTGCGAGCAGGGCCATCGGCACGGCCTACGGCATCGCCGGGCTGGGGAACGCTGCCGGTCCGTTGGTAGGCGGCGTGCTGACCGAAACGGTTGGCTGGCGCGCGGTGTTCTGGCTGCTGGTACCCTTCACCCTCATCTCGCTGGTCATCGGTGCGCGCGTGATCCCCGAGAGTTTCGACGAAACCGCCCCGCGCCGAATCGATCTGAGTGGGTTGGCGCTGATCACGGTGGGCATCGGCCTGTTCACCCTGGCTTTCGATCGTGCGCCCACCTGGGGTTGGCTGTCGCCGGCGACCATCGGTGCCGGAATCGCCGCGGTTGTCCTGCTCACGGCGTTCGTGGCAGTCGAACGACGAACGCGCCACCCGCTGGTCGATCTCGGGTTGTTCGGCAACCCGGGCTTCGCGGTGCTTGTCGTTGCCGGCACCGTCGCCAATATCGCGTACGTGGTCACGGTCTTCCTGACCACGCTGAATCTGCAACAGGTCCGCGGTCTCGATCCACTGATGGCGGGCGTGGTGTTCCTGGGGCCGTCGGCCGGCGCCGCGCTGGGAGGCACGCTCTCCGGCCGGCTGCCGTCGGCGTCCTCTCCGGTCCGCGTGATGGCGACCGGATGTATCGCAGCCGCGGTTTCCCTTGCCGCACTGACTGTTTCCGGTGGATGGGTGGGGTACGCGATCGCGCTCACGGCGTGCGGCTTCACCATGGGATTCGTCTACGCGTTCACCACTGTCGCCACTCAAGCGGTGGTCGCGCCGGCGCGGGCCGGTGAGGCGGCCGGGGTCACCCTGACCGCGCTGGTGACGCTGGCCGGCGTCGGCGTCGCCGTGTCCGGCACCGTCCTGGAGGTGCTCCAACTCGGCGGGATGGGGACCGGCGCGGGCATCAACGCGATCTTGACCGCCATCGCCTTGGCGTTGGCGGTCGCCGGGTTGGCCGTCTGGATCAGGGCCCGGCGCAGTCCGGTGGGCTAG
- a CDS encoding AMP-binding protein, whose amino-acid sequence MARDVIAVDTTLDHPCPDIWSILEAPELYPRFFRGLGSCEHVAGDPHLFEVRLSTSRGAVVVQEMRRTIRLSGMELRLDATQTGRCFASIRLTPEGAGARIALRIFAVGTLHPDIAKASDSVVESWIREGLQRISDSLADKPSSQLVNMGDGRSLQLNVLKTMITSGVVRASRPDRGLRQLNSLAKWGFTLAGGLAAAAARSPRTIASIDRYGTSTYADVAERTNRLASGLAVIGFSSDSTFAVLARNHSAMVECMVAASKLGADLVLLNTGLAARAIEEIVKRHDVDAIFLDGDFEPEVRYVSADIPRISIHANSATRHRRSIDDLISTGTGAAPVAPPKQPGKLVALTSGTTGTPKGARRPTPPGFGAIAAMLSRMPLRHGEVMLMCAPMFHTWGLAALQVSTPLLATVVLMDRFDAEECLKAIERHRCTVVILVPVMLQRILELPAAVVNRYDTSSLKVVASSGSPIPGAAVTKFMEIFGDVLYNFYGSTEVSWATIADPADLRVAPTTAGRPPLGTRIAILDDAGAIAPAGAVGRIFVGNDMLFDGYTNAASPAVEDRLMDTGDLGYLDGSGRLFVAGRDDDMIISGGENVFPRPVEEAIAVLPQVADVAVVGVPDPEFGQRLAAFVVRTEGSSLDADTVKNYVRNRLSRFSIPRDVTFVDQLPRTATGKVLKRHLIEGQFPLEMGWPG is encoded by the coding sequence GTGGCCCGAGACGTGATCGCCGTCGACACGACGCTCGATCACCCATGTCCGGACATCTGGTCCATCCTGGAGGCGCCGGAGCTGTACCCACGGTTCTTTCGTGGCCTCGGTTCGTGCGAACACGTCGCCGGCGACCCGCATCTCTTCGAGGTGCGTCTGTCCACCTCCCGCGGTGCCGTCGTCGTGCAGGAGATGCGCCGGACCATCCGCCTGTCGGGCATGGAGTTGCGCCTCGACGCGACGCAGACGGGTCGCTGTTTCGCCTCGATTCGCCTGACTCCCGAAGGGGCCGGCGCCCGGATCGCATTGCGGATCTTCGCGGTCGGCACGCTCCACCCCGACATCGCGAAAGCCAGCGACAGCGTCGTCGAGAGCTGGATCCGCGAAGGGCTCCAGCGAATCTCGGACTCCCTCGCGGATAAACCGTCCTCACAACTGGTCAACATGGGCGACGGGCGTTCCCTGCAACTCAACGTCTTGAAGACCATGATCACCAGCGGTGTGGTGCGCGCGTCTCGACCCGATCGTGGACTTCGCCAGCTCAATTCGCTCGCCAAATGGGGATTCACGCTCGCGGGCGGACTTGCTGCTGCCGCCGCGCGCTCACCGCGCACAATCGCGTCGATCGACCGGTACGGGACCTCGACCTACGCGGACGTGGCCGAGCGCACCAACCGCTTGGCATCGGGCCTTGCGGTAATCGGTTTCAGCAGTGACAGCACGTTCGCGGTTCTCGCCCGCAACCATTCGGCGATGGTCGAGTGCATGGTGGCCGCGAGCAAGTTGGGTGCGGACCTGGTATTGCTCAACACCGGCCTCGCCGCCCGCGCGATCGAAGAGATCGTCAAACGCCACGACGTCGACGCCATATTCCTCGACGGCGACTTCGAACCGGAGGTGCGGTACGTCTCCGCGGACATCCCGCGAATCTCGATCCACGCCAATTCGGCTACGCGGCATCGGCGTTCGATCGACGATCTCATTTCCACCGGCACCGGCGCCGCACCGGTGGCACCACCGAAACAACCCGGCAAGCTGGTGGCGCTCACCTCGGGCACCACCGGCACGCCCAAGGGAGCCCGACGGCCCACGCCACCCGGCTTCGGCGCCATCGCCGCGATGTTGTCGCGCATGCCGCTGCGTCACGGCGAGGTCATGCTGATGTGCGCACCGATGTTCCACACCTGGGGTCTGGCCGCACTGCAAGTGAGCACGCCGCTGCTGGCAACGGTGGTGCTGATGGACCGGTTCGACGCCGAAGAATGCCTCAAAGCCATTGAGCGCCATCGCTGCACGGTGGTGATCCTGGTTCCGGTGATGTTGCAGCGCATTCTCGAGTTGCCCGCCGCCGTGGTCAACCGCTACGACACCTCGTCGCTGAAGGTGGTCGCCAGCAGCGGGTCACCGATTCCGGGCGCAGCCGTCACCAAGTTCATGGAGATCTTCGGCGACGTTCTCTACAACTTCTACGGATCCACCGAGGTGTCCTGGGCGACGATCGCCGATCCCGCCGACCTGCGCGTCGCCCCGACCACGGCGGGCCGGCCACCCCTGGGCACCCGCATCGCCATCCTCGATGACGCGGGCGCCATCGCGCCGGCCGGCGCCGTGGGTCGCATCTTCGTCGGCAACGACATGCTCTTCGACGGTTACACGAATGCGGCGTCGCCTGCCGTCGAGGACAGGCTGATGGACACCGGCGATCTAGGCTACCTCGACGGCAGCGGGCGTCTCTTCGTCGCCGGACGCGACGACGACATGATCATCTCCGGCGGCGAGAACGTTTTTCCGCGGCCCGTCGAAGAAGCCATCGCCGTGCTGCCACAGGTCGCCGACGTGGCGGTGGTCGGCGTTCCGGATCCGGAGTTCGGCCAGCGTCTGGCGGCGTTCGTCGTCCGCACCGAGGGGTCGTCGCTCGACGCGGACACCGTCAAGAACTATGTCCGAAACCGCCTGAGCCGCTTCTCGATTCCGCGGGACGTCACATTCGTCGACCAGCTGCCACGCACCGCCACGGGGAAGGTCCTGAAACGTCATTTGATCGAGGGCCAGTTTCCCCTGGAGATGGGGTGGCCGGGCTGA
- a CDS encoding DUF1906 domain-containing protein — MEISDIRRGWSCARSADTLRSVTRSASRREVLRYAALFAPALAVPGALAASVGTQTASADGLQLVDFADRLVQPEQIKSAGFGGALVYVSELRPGATFDFKPVTRDYADRLRSAGLQVVSCYQFGKPGWPTPSDFTRGYDGGVADAQTALSLHTAAGGPASAPIFFSVDEDIDAKTWKSLAVQWFRGIHSVLGVGRTGIYGGRNQCGWAIADGVVGASTSPGHRWAWQTKAWSRGEREPAAVLFQREVVTASDPGFVIDGIHVDVNDVLAADYGQWDLAR; from the coding sequence ATGGAAATTTCCGATATCAGGCGGGGGTGGAGTTGCGCCAGATCCGCGGATACGCTTCGGTCCGTGACGCGATCCGCTTCGCGGCGTGAAGTCCTCAGGTATGCAGCGCTGTTTGCCCCGGCGTTGGCAGTCCCAGGTGCGCTGGCCGCGTCGGTCGGCACCCAGACCGCATCGGCCGACGGACTGCAGCTCGTCGATTTCGCCGACCGGCTGGTCCAGCCCGAACAGATCAAGTCCGCGGGCTTCGGTGGCGCACTGGTCTACGTTTCCGAATTGCGGCCGGGGGCCACGTTCGATTTCAAGCCCGTGACCCGCGACTACGCCGACCGGCTCCGGTCGGCAGGGCTGCAGGTCGTCAGCTGCTACCAGTTCGGCAAACCCGGATGGCCGACGCCGTCGGACTTCACCCGCGGCTACGACGGGGGAGTGGCCGACGCCCAGACGGCACTGAGCCTGCACACCGCGGCCGGGGGGCCGGCGTCGGCGCCGATCTTCTTCAGCGTCGACGAGGACATCGATGCCAAGACATGGAAAAGTCTGGCAGTCCAATGGTTTCGGGGAATCCACTCGGTGCTGGGAGTTGGCCGCACCGGAATCTACGGGGGCCGTAACCAATGCGGTTGGGCCATCGCCGACGGTGTCGTCGGGGCATCGACCAGTCCGGGTCACCGGTGGGCGTGGCAGACCAAGGCATGGTCGCGGGGGGAGCGGGAACCGGCCGCCGTACTGTTCCAGAGGGAAGTCGTCACCGCGTCCGATCCGGGCTTCGTGATCGACGGCATCCATGTTGACGTGAACGACGTTCTCGCAGCCGATTACGGCCAGTGGGATCTCGCCAGATAG
- a CDS encoding SCO6745 family protein, with protein MSNTDMLDAAATTGTAMEQAVAVFMLHPENFGASVAAGYENPLAGYVAGRGGVLGEASGATVSAVFAVFEPNGLAAMWDEGVAVRGAAGAAQQYWEQAAEFGHKYLSDAQGLDRIAALGEKMIAATPIAGLPLFAGWRAMPLADDAAARALQVMFVLRELRAGVHFNALTISGIAPVEAHMLNKGPQYTTMFGWPEPFADGADKKDRYTEIEQATNRRMAEIFAAALDPAEAEELAKLSTAALETLKANVPR; from the coding sequence ATGAGCAACACCGACATGCTGGACGCTGCCGCCACCACGGGAACGGCGATGGAGCAGGCCGTCGCGGTCTTCATGCTGCACCCGGAGAACTTCGGTGCCAGCGTCGCCGCCGGGTATGAGAACCCGTTGGCCGGTTATGTCGCCGGCCGTGGCGGAGTGCTCGGTGAGGCCTCCGGCGCCACCGTCAGCGCTGTCTTCGCGGTGTTCGAGCCCAACGGGCTCGCGGCGATGTGGGACGAGGGCGTCGCGGTGCGTGGTGCTGCCGGTGCGGCGCAACAGTATTGGGAGCAGGCAGCCGAGTTCGGGCACAAGTACCTGTCGGATGCCCAGGGTCTGGATCGGATCGCCGCGCTGGGGGAGAAGATGATCGCCGCGACGCCGATCGCGGGCCTGCCGTTGTTCGCCGGCTGGCGTGCGATGCCGCTGGCCGACGATGCCGCCGCGCGCGCGTTGCAGGTGATGTTCGTGCTCCGCGAGCTGCGCGCCGGGGTGCATTTCAATGCGTTGACGATTTCCGGGATCGCCCCGGTGGAGGCGCACATGCTCAACAAGGGGCCGCAGTACACCACGATGTTCGGTTGGCCCGAGCCGTTCGCCGACGGTGCGGACAAGAAGGACCGCTACACCGAGATCGAGCAGGCGACCAACCGGCGAATGGCGGAGATCTTCGCGGCCGCTCTCGATCCGGCCGAGGCCGAGGAGCTGGCCAAGTTGAGCACAGCGGCACTGGAGACGTTGAAGGCGAACGTCCCGCGCTGA
- a CDS encoding maleylpyruvate isomerase family mycothiol-dependent enzyme: MRLSPEERERVFAAVADERRSIATLVEGLDADQLATPSLCAGWDVKTVAAHLVSDFTDGFWGFMASGVRHGSIDRGIDALARRRARASAAEIAETLRSRADHRLSPPITGPLSGLTDVLVHGADMRMPLGLPHHPDPQHVARVLDFLTSRTQLGFFPHRRLRGIALHDADTGRIWGHGRAIAGPGVALMLAACGRTVAFDSLAGPGLPVLRSRLHLPD, encoded by the coding sequence ATGCGGCTGAGCCCGGAGGAACGCGAGCGGGTGTTCGCCGCGGTCGCCGACGAGCGGCGGTCGATCGCCACCCTGGTCGAAGGGCTCGATGCGGACCAATTGGCCACGCCGAGCCTGTGCGCCGGATGGGACGTCAAAACCGTTGCGGCACATCTGGTCAGCGATTTCACCGACGGGTTCTGGGGCTTTATGGCCAGCGGTGTCCGCCACGGCAGCATCGACCGCGGAATCGACGCGCTGGCCCGTCGCCGGGCGCGAGCGTCGGCCGCCGAGATCGCCGAGACGCTGCGCAGCCGGGCCGATCATCGGCTGAGCCCGCCCATCACCGGTCCGCTGTCAGGCCTGACCGACGTGTTGGTACACGGCGCCGATATGCGGATGCCACTGGGGCTTCCGCATCACCCGGATCCACAGCATGTCGCGCGGGTGCTCGATTTCCTCACCAGCCGAACGCAGCTCGGCTTCTTCCCGCACCGGCGCCTGCGCGGTATCGCGTTGCACGACGCGGATACCGGGCGGATATGGGGTCACGGCCGGGCCATTGCCGGCCCGGGCGTCGCGCTGATGCTGGCGGCGTGCGGACGCACCGTCGCGTTCGACAGTCTCGCGGGCCCGGGACTTCCCGTACTGCGCTCGCGCCTGCACCTGCCGGATTGA
- a CDS encoding fused (3R)-hydroxyacyl-ACP dehydratase subunits HadA/HadB, translating into MTAAPEASALEARVGHYYEADGLYLVGREKVREYARAVQDYNPAHWDVDAAAKLGYSGLVAPLTFTSTPAMACNRRMFESIVVGYDTYLQTEEVFEQHRPIVAGDELHVDVELTSVRRIAGRDMITVTNTFTDRAGERVHTLHTTVVGVTAEDLNPEIKTAVQRAMMHDVDIFGISDDEYEKTVRPEGEIRIAEDTTRTPGTPSFDDLKVGDEIGVHHTRLSRGDLVNYAGVAGDANPIHWDEDIAKLAGLPDVIAHGMLTMGLGAGFVSTWSGDPGAVTRYAVRLSQPAIVSAKEGADIEFSGKIKSLDPETRTGVVIVAAKADGKKIFGLATMNIRFS; encoded by the coding sequence ATGACCGCAGCACCAGAAGCATCGGCGCTCGAAGCCCGCGTAGGCCACTACTACGAGGCAGACGGCCTCTATCTGGTCGGCCGCGAGAAGGTCCGCGAGTACGCCCGTGCCGTGCAGGACTACAACCCCGCACACTGGGACGTCGACGCCGCCGCGAAGCTGGGCTACTCGGGCCTGGTCGCGCCGCTGACCTTCACCTCGACCCCGGCCATGGCCTGCAACCGGCGCATGTTCGAGTCGATCGTCGTCGGTTATGACACCTACCTGCAGACCGAAGAGGTCTTCGAGCAGCACCGCCCGATCGTGGCCGGCGACGAACTGCACGTCGACGTCGAGCTGACGTCGGTCCGCAGGATCGCCGGTCGGGACATGATCACCGTGACCAACACCTTCACGGACCGGGCCGGCGAGCGCGTGCACACCCTGCACACCACCGTCGTCGGCGTCACCGCCGAAGATCTCAATCCGGAGATCAAGACCGCCGTGCAGCGGGCGATGATGCACGACGTCGACATCTTCGGCATCAGCGACGACGAGTACGAGAAGACCGTCCGCCCCGAGGGCGAGATCCGGATCGCCGAGGACACCACCCGGACGCCGGGCACCCCGTCCTTCGATGACCTGAAGGTCGGCGACGAGATCGGCGTGCACCACACCCGGCTGTCCCGCGGCGACCTGGTGAACTACGCCGGCGTGGCCGGCGATGCCAACCCGATCCACTGGGACGAGGACATCGCCAAGCTGGCCGGCCTGCCCGACGTGATCGCGCACGGAATGCTCACCATGGGCCTGGGTGCCGGATTCGTCTCCACCTGGTCGGGCGATCCTGGGGCCGTCACCCGCTACGCCGTGCGGCTGTCCCAGCCCGCGATCGTGTCCGCCAAGGAAGGCGCTGACATCGAGTTCAGCGGCAAGATCAAGTCGCTGGACCCGGAGACCCGCACCGGTGTCGTCATCGTCGCCGCCAAGGCCGACGGCAAGAAGATCTTCGGCCTGGCGACGATGAACATCCGCTTCAGCTGA
- a CDS encoding PadR family transcriptional regulator, with protein MALRDAVLAALLDGEASGYDLAKGFDASVANFWMATPQQLYRELDRMASEGLIAARLVEQDRRPNKRLYSLTEQGRHALLEFTEVPPKPGAIREDLLVQVQAVDSGNIESVRDALTERRQWATAKLARYRRMQEHLLAGRTEAAYLAESERIGPYLTLLRGIRFEEENIDWAARALAVIEQRLGAAARRLR; from the coding sequence ATGGCGTTACGCGACGCAGTCCTGGCCGCGCTCCTCGACGGCGAGGCATCGGGCTATGACCTGGCGAAAGGGTTCGACGCGTCGGTCGCCAACTTCTGGATGGCCACGCCCCAACAGCTCTACCGCGAACTGGATCGCATGGCTTCGGAGGGACTCATCGCCGCGCGGCTCGTCGAACAGGACCGGCGCCCCAACAAGCGCCTGTACTCCCTGACCGAACAAGGCAGACACGCCCTGCTCGAGTTCACCGAGGTGCCGCCGAAGCCCGGCGCGATCCGCGAAGATCTCCTGGTCCAGGTCCAGGCGGTGGATTCGGGCAACATCGAGTCGGTCCGCGACGCGCTCACCGAACGCCGGCAATGGGCCACCGCCAAACTCGCGCGCTACCGCCGCATGCAGGAACACCTGCTGGCCGGCCGCACCGAAGCTGCCTACCTGGCCGAGTCCGAGCGCATCGGTCCGTATCTCACGCTGCTGCGCGGAATCCGGTTCGAGGAGGAGAACATCGACTGGGCGGCCCGGGCACTGGCCGTCATCGAACAGCGACTGGGCGCGGCGGCCCGGCGGCTTCGATGA
- a CDS encoding nuclear transport factor 2 family protein, with product MHPFRKAVEARDEVAIEALLADDVVFTSPVAFKPYPGKPITAAILRAVMRVFEDFRYVREIADASGQDHALVFEATVDGKKITGCDFLHHDADGKIDDFMVMVRPLSGATALSEAMAAQFERIKQEAAEQIQRESAQA from the coding sequence ATGCATCCGTTCAGGAAGGCAGTCGAGGCCCGCGACGAGGTCGCGATCGAGGCGCTGTTGGCCGACGACGTGGTGTTCACCAGCCCGGTGGCATTCAAGCCGTACCCGGGCAAGCCCATCACGGCAGCGATCCTGCGCGCCGTCATGCGGGTCTTCGAGGACTTCCGGTACGTCCGGGAAATCGCGGACGCGTCGGGGCAGGATCACGCGCTGGTTTTCGAGGCCACGGTGGACGGCAAGAAGATCACCGGATGCGACTTCCTGCATCACGACGCCGACGGCAAGATCGACGACTTCATGGTGATGGTCCGGCCGCTGTCGGGTGCGACCGCCCTTTCCGAGGCCATGGCCGCGCAGTTCGAGCGGATCAAACAAGAAGCCGCAGAACAGATTCAGCGAGAGTCCGCTCAGGCCTGA